The genome window AACCCGTACCGCAAGTGCAATGACCCTGCTGGTGCGCATGGATACAATCGCCGATGGACTAACGGCGAAAGTTATCGGCTGGCGACGCGCTATTCACCAGCATCCCGAGTTGGGTAACCGGGAGGTCAACACGGCGGCTAAAATAGCGACTCACTTACAGGCGTTGGGCATTACCGTGCAAACGGGGGTCGGTAAAACGGGGGTGGTGGGCCTGCTCAAAGGGGGCAAACCCGGTGGCCCGGTTGTCGCCTTACGAGCCGATATGGATGCGTTGCCGATCATAGAACGGACAGAGTCGCCCTTTAAGTCGACGGTGACGGCGGAGTACAATGGTAAACCTACGGGCGTTATGCATGCCTGTGGTCATGATGCGCACGTAGCCATGCTGATGGGTGCCGCCGAAGTGCTGGCATCGGTTCGAAATGAGTTACGGGGTACGGTAAAATTCATCTTCCAGCCGTGTGAGGAAGGGCCGCCAACGGGTGAAGAAGGGGGTGCCAAACTGATGGTTAAAGAAGGCATACTCGATAATCCAAAAGTAGATGTCATTTTCGGCCAGCATATATCGTCCGGCACCAACGTTGGCACCTTCAGCTACCGACCGGGCAGCGTTAGCGCCGAAAATGACATCTTTCGCATTACGATTCATGGCAGGCAAAGTCACGGCGCGGCTCCCTGGTCGGGGATCGATCCGATTGTCACCGGGGCACAAATCGTCATGGGACTGCAAACGATCGTGAGCCGGAATCTGCCACTCACCGACCAGGCTGCTGTGCTGACGATAGGAGCTTTTCACGCTGGTAACCGCGAAAATATTATTCCCGAAGAAGCCACGATGATTGGCACCATCCGCACCCTGGACACAACCATGCGGAACACCATGCACCGACGCATCAGGGAGGTGGTCACGGCCATTGCCACGAGTGCCGGGGCCACGGCCGACGTGTCGATTAGCATGGAAGATGCCATGCTGGTCAACAACAAAGACCTGACCGCGAAGATGATTCCTACGCTACAGGACCTAGCGGGCCTGTCTAACGTGGTTCTCGTGCCGTCGGGTATGGGATCTGAAGATTTCGCTTATTTCGCCCAGCAGGTTCCCGGCTTCTTCTTCAGCACCGGGGCCCGGCCAAAAGACAAAAAACCAAGTCAGGTGGCGCACCACAGCCCTGATTTTCAGATTGACGAAAGCAGCTTCGGATTGGGCGTCAAGGCCCTTTGCCATCTGACGGTAGATTACATGGAGAAAACCGCCAAGTAACGTAGACCGCTGATCCGCATGGCCGCGCCTGGAACGGATGACCCGTTTGACTACGTATTCTTTTGAACGGATAACCAGGTGGACTGGAAGTCCGCCTTACATTGACACCTCACTAACCAATGAAAAATCGATCATCACTACTGCTTCTCTTTTTCCTGCTAACTCATTTTACCAGCCTGGGCCAGGCCACTGGTTCAGCAAAAAACTCGTCTGACCTGGCGACGCAGCGACTGGAACACGAACTGGAACGAATCGCCAAACTGGCGAAGGGAAACGTTGGTGTCTGTGCGCTTCACCTCGAATCGGGCAAACAGGTGAGCATGAATCTACAGGAGCGCTTTCCGATGGCCAGCACAGTCAAGGTGGCGATTGCCGTGCAGTTATTTACCCTGATCGAAAAAGGTGATCTGTCGATGATGACGATGGTCGACCTACAACCATCCGATTTACATCCGGGCAGCGGTACACTGGATGTACTGTTTGCCAAACCCGGCGTTCAGTTGTCGGTTCAGAACCTGCTCGAACTGATGATGGTTATCAGCGACAACTCTGCTACGGATATTCTGCTTCGGCTGGTGGGCGGCCCAACAGCCGTTCAAAACCGATTGAAAACGTTAGGTATTACGGGAATGTCCGTTGATCGGACCATCATCCAACTACTGGCCGACCTCGATGGTATTACACTTCCCCCAGCCAGCCAGTGGACGCTCGGCTTTTATGCAAAACTGGACAGCGCCACTACGCCAGCGATCAAACAGGCTGCAGCTAGTAAGCTAAAGACCGATCCGCGTGACACATCGACACCCGCAGCGATGGTAAATTTACTGACGCAAATTTACCGGGGTAGGGCGCTCAAACCGGAGAACCGGGCACTTTTGCTGGGCGTTATGGAACGTTGCCGGGGTGGAGCCGCCCGACTTAAAGGCTATTTGCCTCCTAACACCATCGTTGCGCACAAAACGGGTTCGCTGGGTGGCAGCGCCACCGACGACATCGGCATCATAACTCTGCCGGGCGATGCGGGGCACATTGCCATTGCCGTTTTTGTGGGTGATTCGCCGATGCCCCTCACCGAGCGTGAACAGGTCATTGCCCATACCGCCCGCTCGATTTACGATTATTTCCTGTACCAGCCCCCCGTTTTATCCACCTCGTCCCGGTAGCTTGCCGTTACCAGATTCGGCTGGCAATCAGGTTAATTGCTGCGTTCACACCGAAAGCTATAGCGAAGGATAACGCCACCGAAAAAGTGGGCAGCAAAAAGGCTTGCAGGAACAGAAACGTGGTGAACCCCAGCAAGCCAATAACAAGTCCCCGTAGCGTAGTGATGGCGGCATTACTGCCCTGTAGCGTGTGCGAAAAAATAGCGAGAACGGATGTCATGATTGGAAACGGCGTCAGAATACCACTCCAGTTAGGCCCCAGCACACTGGCTAATCCGGTGATGACCAGCACGAACAATGTAGCCACGGCCATACGAATGGGAATGTCGAACGGTAAGCGTCGGGTGGTGGTTACCCGTTCCGTTGGTGCCGGAAAGAACCGTAGTACCAGCAGGACGAAACTCAGCACAAGCCCGTAACTTACAAGTAAACTCAGCTGCAAGTAATTGAACAGCAAGGCGGTAACGGCATAGAGCGTATAGGCCAGCAGAAGCGTAGGCAACCAGGCGAATTTCCGGGAAAAAGACGAGTAGCTGAAGCAAAAGACGATCAGGGCCAGAATACCCGTCATGGTTCCCTGAATCGACCGGATGCCAAAGGGTTTGCCCTGTTCGAGAATAAAAAATAGGAGAATGGGCCCGGCGGTCCACGGCATACTACCAATCAACCCTCCGATCTTGTTACCCCATTTCCGGATTGCCAAGGTGACCAGCGCAATGACAGCCGGAATAAGAGTTAGTTTGATCAGAAGAAGATTCATGCGTGAGGCTACTTGTAATGAACGCGCAAATTAGCCCGAAATACGGAGTTACCCATCACATGCGGACGTCTGTAGGGCAAGCCGTTCATTTTCGGTTCTATTGTAAATAAAACGAAGCGATTCAAGCAACTTTTGAAGCCACCAGCCTACAGTAGTTCGTCAAATTTTCGTATTGTTCGAGTTAGCTGCTTTCGTCTGGCTACGAATAACGAGTGGCGGATAGACTTTCCGTCCGAAAAACCAGGCTCATGGCACGTTTGGCGTACGGTATGCCCTAAGTACAACCCCTCAGGTATTTTTCTCAAAAAGCTTTGCAACCGATTGCGTTTGTCATTACAATTCCGATATTTGCATTTCCTTGAGTATAAATAGCATTCAACGCACATTTTTCTACTCAGGTGACGTACACTACTGTCAACAAACTATTCTTCGACGCGTCGTCGTCAAACTCACTGCTCTTAATACAGCGTCAACGGATACACCGATGAATCATATTCTGATGAGTGGACATAACATATAATAATTCTTTGAACTATTAGTTATATTCAATTAAATTAACGCGACCAAAAAGCACTGGTCCAGCTTCACGTTAGTTGTCCACCAAATTTCCTCACCTGCCTATGCCCGTAACTAGTTGACCGAACTAAGTCAGTACCGCTAATCTGGTACTGAATCGGAACTACAGCCCACTTATTCCTGTACTCATTCCATCCAAAAACTGGATGCACGCTTTTTATTGCCCTTTCTAAACTCAATAAACCTTCGTACTATGTTAAATCAATTACAATTCTACGGCTTTCTGAGCAGGCTCCCACGACATGGCCTCTATCAGTTCATTCTGATACTTGCCCTCACCATGACGGCATGGGCCAAAGCAGATCAGCCGGTTTCGGGCACCGTGCTCGATGAAAAAGGCAGCCCACTGGTGGGGGTTAACATTCAGATCAGAGGGACCACACGCGGTACGACCAGTGACGCGCGGGGTACCTATCGTATTGAGGTGCCAACCGGCAATGCAGTACTGGTATTCAGCTACATCGGCTATAAGAAACAGGAAGTTCCGGTTAATAATCGGTCGACGGTCAACGTGTCGCTGGAGAGCGATGCGGGTTCACTGGAAGAAGTAGTGGTGGTGGGTTATGGCACCCAACGGCGGTCGTCCATGACGGGAGCGGTATCGTCCGTAACGCCCAAAGAACTCACCGCCCTTCCGGTCCCAAACGTCTCCTCGGCCTTGCAGGGGCGGGTGCCGGGTGTATCGGTCGTGAACAACGGTGGGCCGGGTAGCTCACCAACCGTCCAGATTCGGGGGATTGGTTCCATCAACTACGCATCGGGCCCTCTTTACGTCATCGACGGTGTTCCGACGGGTGATCTCAACAGTTTCAATACCAACGACATTGAGTCTCTGGAAGTACTGAAAGATGCCAGTTCGGCGGCTATTTACGGCTCCAGGGCTTCGAATGGTGTTATTTTGATCACGACCAAAAAGGGCAGCCGGGATAGTAAAGTACGGATCACGCTGGACTCCTACGTAGGCACCCAGAGTGCCTGGCATAAAATTGACGTGCTCAACCGGGATCAGTACATTCAGTATGCGAAAGCACTGACCTCCAATGCCGGTATCGCGTTACCAGCGCGGCTGAACGATCTGAACCAGCCGAT of Spirosoma agri contains these proteins:
- a CDS encoding amidohydrolase, giving the protein MYQRPTSLAGHLLAILLLPVSCLAQAPQTRTASAMTLLVRMDTIADGLTAKVIGWRRAIHQHPELGNREVNTAAKIATHLQALGITVQTGVGKTGVVGLLKGGKPGGPVVALRADMDALPIIERTESPFKSTVTAEYNGKPTGVMHACGHDAHVAMLMGAAEVLASVRNELRGTVKFIFQPCEEGPPTGEEGGAKLMVKEGILDNPKVDVIFGQHISSGTNVGTFSYRPGSVSAENDIFRITIHGRQSHGAAPWSGIDPIVTGAQIVMGLQTIVSRNLPLTDQAAVLTIGAFHAGNRENIIPEEATMIGTIRTLDTTMRNTMHRRIREVVTAIATSAGATADVSISMEDAMLVNNKDLTAKMIPTLQDLAGLSNVVLVPSGMGSEDFAYFAQQVPGFFFSTGARPKDKKPSQVAHHSPDFQIDESSFGLGVKALCHLTVDYMEKTAK
- the bla gene encoding class A beta-lactamase; this translates as MKNRSSLLLLFFLLTHFTSLGQATGSAKNSSDLATQRLEHELERIAKLAKGNVGVCALHLESGKQVSMNLQERFPMASTVKVAIAVQLFTLIEKGDLSMMTMVDLQPSDLHPGSGTLDVLFAKPGVQLSVQNLLELMMVISDNSATDILLRLVGGPTAVQNRLKTLGITGMSVDRTIIQLLADLDGITLPPASQWTLGFYAKLDSATTPAIKQAAASKLKTDPRDTSTPAAMVNLLTQIYRGRALKPENRALLLGVMERCRGGAARLKGYLPPNTIVAHKTGSLGGSATDDIGIITLPGDAGHIAIAVFVGDSPMPLTEREQVIAHTARSIYDYFLYQPPVLSTSSR